ttttcctttacattttttttcttttccttaacattttccgagaaccaaacatagcctaaaaaatATCTCTGAAAAACTTATGTAAAACCAGTCTCTCAAAATCTCACCTCAAATGTCTCTCATCCCAAAAAAcccatttgtttcttttccaaCCAGCTTACTCCCTCTGGCTTCCTCTCAAACTAAGCCCGAAAACCCGTCTGCTTTCCCCCTTTTAGCCAAAAACTTCATCCTCTCACTCAAAGAACACCTCTAGAATCTCTCACCCTTTTTTCCCTCTCTAGCTTCCTACCCAAGTAAAACCCATCCCCTCCAAAATATCTCCAGCCAGCATGAACCCTTACCTCTGCTAGCTTGATACGCTCCTCCATAACGGAAATAAGCTTTTTCCAGAATCTTCTTTACAGGTGTCCAATTCTGATTGGACACTCCACTACCTAATTCCCTAACAGCCTCTCTTGAGGCAGCACGTGGCTCTTGAAAAAGCCCTCCACCTGGCAAAGAAAATAACctacatgaaaaaaatgagaacgagccccaaatgggggtctacactatAATATTTACTTTGAGACCACTtccaatgtttttagaaccggaccggtcattgaatCGGAAAAGTTAcaggttcacggttcactggtcaaACCTAGTCAAATcagtgacgtcataaatatatattttattattttatatattacaaaaaattaaaaaaattaataaattctatgtaaATTTTAATAGCATCTACTTTGTTTGTTGAGTTCTGTCACAAAAGTTTTTACCTGTAGAAGTCATCAATCATCATATATGAGatctataacacaatataagatgttatacattcataatgtcaataaactcaatatttatcaaataatcaaaccattactatcctataataaccaaattatcaaagagttgttaacttaacacattgtccataatagataatacaaatgtcaaccataggtccacaacacttaaataattactcaaaataaaaatataacatgtcaatgtttgaatattcatgaagatttttgcatactaataaatataaaattcatgtcttcattcattttggaaattggaatatggagattgaaaatgagcatctggaaaaccaaagttctccacaTCAAGCCCTTCTATAGCCACGTCACCACCATCCTcatcatctacaaaaatattgaatatatataaaaaagaaatcattttttaagaaaaaaaatataattattgaactgttataagtttaaatattttactaaccaatgtgagaacttgaaccttccacttcatttattgaaatTGACCCTTTTTCATATAgaagattttccaattcttcaacatctagCTCTATTGGCTGATCGTCATCAACTATCCAAAAATCGGTCTCATCAATGCATGCATAATCAATGGGATCATAGATTCTTTTCTTGTTATagaacctaaaaaagaaaaatatataattattcataattgtgaataaaagaatttaaattcaaaacaattaagaaaGCATTTATACCGATTTTTTAGCCGAAAATTGTAATGAATGTATACAAGATCATTAAGCCTTTGATGTTCCAATCTATTCTTTCTTTTGGTATGTATACGTTCAAAGACACTCCAATTCCTCTCACATCCAGAAGACGATGTAGTTTAGCTTAATATTTGAATGGCCAACTTTTGCAAATGTGGTGCACTGTATCCATGTAGCCTCCACCATTCATCTAGTTaccatttcacattaaaaataagaaaaaaaaaataaaacacattagcaagtttaaaatattaaatagtaagtaggtaactaataaaaaagaacaaacacactaataaatgaaaatattttttaccagGTTAGAGTACTTCATGTGAAGAATAAACAAGGTctcttccaaaacttcccaatcGATCACGAAAcaacttcatttcattcattgtttCAAGTTTGCCTTTCAGAACTTTCTgatcaataacatccatgacacATCCAATAACGGTTGacttattacaaaagttttcTTAATCATATTAGAAACATGGATTCAACCAATAAGTTGTTGAATGAATGTTTTTCTGTAATTGTTGATCCCAACGTTGCTTTATGATCTCTGTATAAGGCTTGTATAGTCTTTTGTTGAagttaaacaatttctttatgCCCAAACGAACCCTATACATGCCTTCATACACATATCCCATCGAAGGCctctcatcacaatcaacaataTGCAATAAGCGCATTAGTAGAGACATAAGATTCACAACaatcaaataatcattccaaaatctatTATCCAAGATGATGGTGTCTGCAACTTTGCTTTTATTATCCTTTGAATATCTAGAGTCCACAAAGAACTTACTAGTCACCAAAGcttgcaagtcatgtttatgatcatAAAGACTCTTAAGTGCAATGAATGTAATAGCAAAGCGAGTTGCACCAAGTCGTAGAATCTTTGTCcatccttctctttttctcaaccaacttaACAAAGCAACATGATTATACACAAAAAATTGTCACCTTTGATGCACGTCTTACAAGTTCAACAACATGGTTCATCTTaccaatatccttaaagatcATATTAAGACAATGAGTTGCACAAGGTGACCAATTGATGTGTTTATGCTTATGAGAAATCAATCTCCCCATGGCCACATAATTTGCTGCATTATCAGTCACTATATGGACTACATTGAGTGGACCCACCCTTTTAATCACCTCATTAAATAACATAAACAAATTACTTGCATCCTTGACAATGTCCGAAGCATCAATAGATTTCACAAACGATATTCCTTCAGAACAATACACAAGGAAGTTGATGAGTGTTCTTTGTCTATTATCTGTCCAACCATCACCCATTATTGTACACCTAACTTTTGCCCAAATTGCACGATAAGAGTCCACAAGTAACTGAACTTCCTTCTTGGCATCCTTTAAAAGATTAACTCACAGTTGATGGTAATTTGGACCCTTATATCTATGAGGCTATAATAGAATTTTTGACTCTATTCCCTTACATGCCTTGATTTGAATTGACTAGATATGACTCTTTTCCACCTTTACTTACGTCTATGTGTAACTCCTCacatattttcataaacaatGTTATTTGCTAATACAACAACATACTTGTAGAAAAGAAGATACACATTACTTAAAAATAGGATAATTAAATTTGTGACATTTTAAACTTTTTCACTAAATAACATAAAGATCGAGAACAAACTTCCTTGTGATTTTTGAAAGctcaaatttttttggtttcatcaaggaaattatttgagaattgaaataCAACATATGATGAAGTATGCAGGGCCTACAATTGGTACATTAAATATCACCTTGTTGCTTAATTACATGGAATGTTGGTCATCATGTCTTCAATAAAATGGCCCAAGGAAAAGTGTGAGGATCCACCATCTATCATCACTTTTCTacttatgttttttatttcttctctcttcttcctcACTTCATTGTCAATATTCATTAGGTTCTTTAATCCAATTTCAATCTCTTGAGCACTTACAACATAACTACTATCCTTATTATAATCCATTTTAATTTCTACTGCTAATCCCAAATCTTTCACCATTTGAAACGCATTGATTTGTTGTTCTGCAAACATTGGCCATGTGGCTATAGGAACACCATAATATATGCTTTCTAGCGTAGAATTCCATCCACAATGAGATACAAATCCTCCAACCGCTGAGTGGGCCAAAATAGCTACTTGTGGAGCCCATCCGATCACCTTTCCAATCCTGGCTGTCCGGTGTAAGAACCCTTCTGGTAGAACTTCCTCCACATTTGCATAATTGCTTGGAGATTCTATTTTACCCTTCGGTGGGGGTTGACGAAGGGACCACAGGAAGCGATGCCCGCTACGTTCTAGCCCATGTGCTATCTCTTTGACCTGATCCCCACCAAAGCTTCCCATGCTTCCGAAGCAGAGGAATAGCACTGATGATGGGGGCTGATCATCAAGCCAGGTCATGACGGCGCTAGCATCTTGTTGACGCCCAACAGATCCCCCTTGCGTGTTGAGTACTGGTCTAACGGGGTACACCGGGGGTATTGTACTGCCAGAAAATGATTGAATAGCGTGTGACTCGAGCTCAACAAATGTATTTACCATAATACCCTTGACTTGTCTGAATCTCCTTGTGTGATACAGAAACTTCTCAGCCCCACAGCCTTCCTTGTCAAACATCACAGAAGGGAAGACCTTACCTGGAACCGGGTTAGCATAACTCGGAACCTCCAGCTCAGTATGCGAGTCCTTGAACTCATTGAAATCCAAGCCCTCATAATCATGGAGGAACTGTAGATGGAACATGAAGCCAAGAAAAGCGGCGCTGGAAGTGAAGAAGAGATATGAAGGCACCTCAAACTCATCGGCCACATCAATCATGGAGGTGCAGAACAAATCAATAACGAACCCACCGAGCCGAACGGAGTTGGAGCGAGTGATCCCGTGGACGGCGTCTCTGACGAGTGGTATCTGAGGTTTGAGGAATTCAGCGATCCCTGTAGTTCCGGGGCTGACCTCTACAGGAGGAAGTGTAAGGAAACGTATGGAATCAGAGTCGGAGATCATACTATCATTGGACCCAAACGGAAACTTCATGATCAAGATTGTGATTGACAATCGGCGGTCTCGGTGAGTCATCAGCTTTGCAATCTCCACTGTGGCCGCAAGGTGGCCGATCCCAGGAGATGGGATGAAGACAAGCTCAGTTTGCTTCATCACTAAACGGCGATTACtgcaaagagagaaaaatattgGATGTTTTGAGGGCTTTGTGGTGGGGTGACACATACTTGTGGCTGAACGGGTTATAAACGACCTTTCAATAGTCTTGGCCGGCGAGGAACTGATGTCATGGCTTTGCTGGTTCAGTCTATTTTATTCTACTTGTCGTTTTTGTATGATTTGTGGTTGCCCATTATTGACGTTCGGGGCAACTGTCGGTGGTTATGATGAAAAAAGGTTTTGATGAATGATACTTTTATTCAAAAAGGttgtcattttcattatttaaaaaaaaatagaaaagcatTATTGAAAATGGagattattttaatcaaatatgtcaacttcttttttattcttttttgttttatgtctTTTCAATTACAAAACTAAATATGTACGAAATGTTATATTGATGACAAAAACACGTTCGTGGGTTGTGCTCACAATTTTTTATGCATATACTAAAGTAATAACTTTTAGGTCCATTCAAATTGATTCAATTATCATCTTGgttaattattaagattaaattattgatttggATTAGCTCTATGAGAAATTATGCAAGTCATAGTACTCCAAAATATgtttaatcatataaaaatacaagatatatctaaaaagaaaaacaattacaaagaTTGTCTCAACTTTTGTAAATGCAAAAACAATGGAGTTGATGGACTACTATAAAAATCcacaaaatatgaaagaattgTACACAATTACCTAGCCCATTTACCTTTCTCtataagttttatatgaataaGCACTTTTCCTTTCATCTGGAGGTTTGAGAACTCAAATATTCaacattttcctttcattttttaaaggacttttaagatttttttcacACTTGATCTTGACTTTCTAGAGTATCAGAACTAGGAAAACAATGATTGTCTTGTAGATTTTATTACAGTTTTTTATTTCACACcctaaaatgaaattttcaaatctttttcataTCTAAACCGTGGGTATTTTAGTTGTaccatattttgaaattttaatttagaaaaataagaagttagataattaattttcaaagaaaaatggacAAAATTACCAAGGCACTTAAGTTACAACTAAGTTACTCATATCATAACAccattttaatgtttttaatttcaaactcaaaacGTGCTTATGCCTAAGCTTCAAATTTTGCGTTTTCAACTCAAATATGTTAGTATAAGGCTTATTGCTGTAAAGTAGTCTTGAATTAATAATCttaggaacaaaattgccaacccATTGTAATACACTAACAAAATTAATACCATATAAAAAGATCATTTATACTAGAAAATAgtaagaattttggaaatttctaTATTACCGAATCAATGCctaataaaattcaaatctaGATCATTTAAAGTGTCTAATAAAATTGTTGaccaaattataaataaataggacTAAGACATAAAATAATAACACCAAAGTAGAAAGTAATAAGATCAAGGTATAATGCAATAGGACCACATAAGAGATTCAAAGTTTGATATCGAAGTCTAGATTGAAGGTTGATGCAAAAGGTGAGTGGTTCTACATTCTTTAATTTTAACATACAACaagcaataaaaatattatttatattccCTTTAGAAAGAGATAGAATAGGTTACACTTATCCCATGTTTAGGCCAAAATTTGTAAAGCTAATCTCTATTGGTTTAAAGttgtaaacaaaattttaaatgaataaaaatgtcCTAATTTTCGAAAAATATGTATTAATGTGaatgaatataaaaagtttcatgaataatatttttattcaaaaatattgtaatttatatatatataaagtgaaGGGCACTCTTTCAAATTagagattattttgaaaataaatctattaaatgcttactatttttattttcaaaaataaaaaatgtagtcAAATACTAGTTTAATTTTGTAGAAAATTAACCTTGAACAAACTCTTTGGGTCACATTATTTGATCTTTTACTTGCTAACATGATTATAAAGGAAGCTAGGTTTGGAGAGATTGAGCAAGCATTAAGTCGCAAGGCCAAAGTGTAAGAgcatatttaatcatttttcttgaatGTTCATATATATGTGGTATGTGAAAGAATTGTATACTTATACCCTTATGTAAtagacaataatttttttatgcatttcatGGTTACAAATTGTATGTcataattgatgatattttttcttatatttgcgTTGTAGTTAGGTTTGCCTCAATTCACCTCATTCTAGTTATAGTAGCTCATATGGACTTAAAGTTACACCAAATGAATGTTAAGACATTTTTCCTTAATGGAGAGTTGAATGAAGAAATCTATATGGAACAACCAATAGGTTTCATTATCCAAGGCCAAGAGCACAAAGCGTGCAGGTTAAATCGATCGATTTATAGCCTTAAGAAATCATCCAGACAATGATACTTGAGATTTCATTGTGCAATAACTTCATATGATTTCACAATGATTGATGGGGACCACTGTGTTTACATTAATcaacataaagataaatatatattattatcattatacGTGGATGATATACTTATAGTTGGAAATGATTTGTAATTTATTCAAACCATTAAAAGATGGTTGTCAAGTGTTCCATACTTCTCAAGCGCTAGAGGCGCTCAAATGGTGTTTCAGTTGACTTGAGCAGTCATGTTAATTCTATTgagatttttcattcaaatttgatttagaaCTCTTTCAAAAGTgaagtttttcaagttttatacaTATAAATACCTCATCATAACCCTCTTAAGATAAGAGATCGTTAAGAGATTGGAGAGATTTCAAAAAGAGTCTCTTAAAGAGAAAGCCCAACAAGCCACATCATTCTCGATCTTTCATTCAAGGATTCAATATTTGAATCTTAGGTTGAAAACCTTCATCTCTTCAATGAGGCTGAAGTGTATTCACTAGAGCAATTGAAGATTGTTGCATCGCGaacatggatcaagttgtaggtattgGTGAGTAAGTCTTCAGGGTAAAATGACTAAGTAAATGTGtgtaacttgatctcatatagtggatttaaATTAGTGGTCTTAGACCTTATGGTTTTTTATCCTCGTAGTTATTGTcgaggttttccacataaaaatcctTGTGTCTCATTGTTTAGATCTTTTGACTATCTTACTTGTATTGCCTACCTTTAATTGAATTGAATCCCTAACTACTCACAGGGAATTggtaatatatataaatctttatttaaatttttaaatacacccATTCACCCCCCTTTAGGTGTTACCCTACTAGACTTTGCTCATTTTTCAAGTCACAAACCCAAGTTCTAGTATCTCGTCCTAATACTATAGGTTGTTGGAGTGTAGTTGACCCTCTATAGTAAGATactgaatcaactttaaaattagattttgaagaaACCAGTATTTTCCTATAGGTGCTAGTGATTCCCATTTGACCTCATATTCTTAGAAGGCATTTTTACTCAAAGGATAGTTAGGGTCTTTATTCACATatatgcataagggcattttggtaaatatgtaGGATGACATAAAAGCTTGTAAATTTTTTCTCTAGactaggctaattaattaattgaagctcAATAGGGTTaatatagtggatttagattagtggTCAtagacctcatggttttttatccCCATAGTTAGTGTcggggttttccacataaaaatcctTGTGTCTCATCGTTTAGATCTTTTGACTGTCTTACTTGTATTGCCTACCTTTAATTGAATTGAATCCTTAACTACTCGCAGGGAATTGGTAATTCACCCCCCCTTAGGTGTTACCCTACTAGACTTTGCTCCCTTTTCAGGTCACAAACCCAAGTTTTAGTATCTCGTCCTAATACTATAGGTTGTTGGAGTGTAGTTGACCCTCTATAGTaagatattgaatcaactttagaattagattatgaagaaaccaatattttcctataggTTCTAGTGATTCCCATTTGACCTCAAATTCTTAGAAGACATTTTTACTTAAGGGATGGTTAGGGTCTTTATTCACATatatgcataagggcattttggtaaatatgtaGGATTGCATAAGAGCTTATAAAATTTTTCTCTAGactgggttaattaattaattgaagctcaatagggttaattaattaaccgAAGCCCAATAAGGCTAATTAATTCATTTGAGCCTCATAGtgctagttaattaattaaaacctaaCTAGGAtggattaagtgacctaagcccaaaATGGtctaagtcacttaagcttatgTAAGCCTTCttaagggtttagggtttgcAATCTTCCCATTCACTTTTCCAAAGAGAAGAACCATAGCCACCAACCCTCTTATACGATTCCATTTCTCAAGTTCTTAGATCTAAGAAAGATAGCCATTAGGAGGAGGCTCTTAGTTTTCAAGATTTGTGATCTCTTCATTGACTATAATCGATCTGGGAACATTCAAATCTTACGTAAAACACCATTTTCTCtatatctatattttaaaaaccagTATGCTTTTGCCTATTATATTTAGAGAGTTCTTAGGATAACTATGCATGCACCCTAATGGTTCAAGGATGGGAATGGAGCAATCTAggtattcaaaacaaaatttgcaTGATTTGAGTTCTTTTTTGTTAGATTATTTGgattatttatgattattttaatatattaaatttcaatGTTATTTTAAAGGCTATAAGTATGTGAATTAACATCCTCCATGTTTTTTTacctctttttcatttttacaacaaaaagaaagagaacttcatatgattgtttttatatttgattgataatctgggattaatatttatttgtgaacatatttaattatttttctagatgAATTAGATCTatctattttttcaaacaaGATGGACTatgattatattatattgttttattggttttttcCCACATGTTGTTTTTCACAGAGTTTTATTGATTAAGTGTATGTAAAGCACATGTTCcaaatttcaagaattttttagaTGAATTGTAGACATTGAAAATCAGTTTATAGAATGTTTGGTTAAGACAAATGACATTGAATAATTTCTAAACTTTGTTTGAGAATATTAGGGGGTTTATGTGATCATTATTTTGTCATAAATCGCTAGAGATGGGAGATTTTTAGTAAATTAATCTATTAGattaagttgataattttatttcattcatcatACCTTTTAGGACCTTGCATACCTTCATGTGATTTAcactcattttgaaaatttaagttTGCTACAAAATCAACCCAAAATCAAACAAGTACTTACAGTTGAGTTGATTGAGAATAGTGACAAAAAGGGCATACCTTCCTATGATTTAcactcattttgaaaatttaagttTGCTAGAAAATCAACCCAAGATCAAACAAGCAAGTACGGTTGAGTTGATTGAGAATAGTGACAAAAAGGGCATAGAGTGGACTTATATG
The window above is part of the Vitis riparia cultivar Riparia Gloire de Montpellier isolate 1030 chromosome 12, EGFV_Vit.rip_1.0, whole genome shotgun sequence genome. Proteins encoded here:
- the LOC117926206 gene encoding anthocyanidin 3-O-glucosyltransferase 2-like, with the protein product MCHPTTKPSKHPIFFSLCSNRRLVMKQTELVFIPSPGIGHLAATVEIAKLMTHRDRRLSITILIMKFPFGSNDSMISDSDSIRFLTLPPVEVSPGTTGIAEFLKPQIPLVRDAVHGITRSNSVRLGGFVIDLFCTSMIDVADEFEVPSYLFFTSSAAFLGFMFHLQFLHDYEGLDFNEFKDSHTELEVPSYANPVPGKVFPSVMFDKEGCGAEKFLYHTRRFRQVKGIMVNTFVELESHAIQSFSGSTIPPVYPVRPVLNTQGGSVGRQQDASAVMTWLDDQPPSSVLFLCFGSMGSFGGDQVKEIAHGLERSGHRFLWSLRQPPPKGKIESPSNYANVEEVLPEGFLHRTARIGKVIGWAPQVAILAHSAVGGFVSHCGWNSTLESIYYGVPIATWPMFAEQQINAFQMVKDLGLAVEIKMDYNKDSSYVVSAQEIEIGLKNLMNIDNEVRKKREEIKNISRKVMIDGGSSHFSLGHFIEDMMTNIPCN